A DNA window from Primulina tabacum isolate GXHZ01 chromosome 12, ASM2559414v2, whole genome shotgun sequence contains the following coding sequences:
- the LOC142521445 gene encoding LOW QUALITY PROTEIN: uncharacterized protein LOC142521445 (The sequence of the model RefSeq protein was modified relative to this genomic sequence to represent the inferred CDS: deleted 1 base in 1 codon): MITRSKLAEQLREYQIRSKYDWASVSFFSSTSKVISSRVDVAIFVLWELVILAFLVFSAVSLYFKHLRLAVILFCLTLLLILCMKITKQIKLARKRKRRMLLPLSL; encoded by the exons ATGATAACGCGGTCCAAACTGGCGGAGCAGCTGAGAGAGTATCAGATTCGATCCAAATATGACTGGGCTTCTGTCTCGTTTTTCTCCTCGACCTCCAAAGTCATCTCTTCTag GGTCGATGTTGCCATCTTTGTTTTATGGGAACTCGTGATTTTAGCATTCCTAGTTTTCTCGGCAGTTTCCTTATATTTCAAGCATTTGAGGCTTGCTGTCATTTTATTTTGT CTTACACTGCTATTAAtcttatgcatgaaaattacaAAGCAAATAAAACTGGCTCGAAAGAGGAAGCGGAGGATGCTTCTTCCATTATCTTTGTAA